Proteins found in one Populus alba chromosome 14, ASM523922v2, whole genome shotgun sequence genomic segment:
- the LOC118041256 gene encoding subtilisin-like protease SBT4.14, whose amino-acid sequence MSKKKLIIPSIPLANVLIFILLGFVAATEDEQKEFYIVYLGDQPVDNVSAVQTHMDVLLSIKRSDVEARESIIYSYTKIFNAFAAKLSKAEASKLSRREEVLSVFPNRYHKLHTTKSWDFIGLPNTAKRNLKMERNIVVGLLDTGITPQSESFKDDGFGPPPKKWKGTCGHYTNFSGCNNKLVGARYFKLDGNPDPSDILSPVDVDGHGTHTSSTLAGNLIPDASLFGLAGGAARGAVPNARVAMYKVCWVSSGCSDMDLLAAFEAAIHDGVDVLSISIGGVDANYVSDGLAIGAFHAMKKGIITVASGGNDGPSSGSVANHAPWILTVAASGINREFRSKVELGNGKIFSGVGVNKFEPKEKSYPLVSGAEAGYYGRQDSARFCDAGSLDPNKVKGKLVLCELGEWGADSVVKGIGGKGIILESQQYLDAAQIFMAPATMVNATVSDAVYDYIHSTKFPSAMIHRSQEVEVPAPFVASFSSRGPNPGSERLLKPDVAAPGIDILASYTPLRSLTGLKGDTQHSRFSLMSGTSMACPHVSGLAAYIKSFHPNWTAAAIKSAILTTAKPMSSRVNNDAEFAYGAGQINPLRARNPGLVYDMDEMSYIQFLCHEGYNGSSFAVLAGSKSINCSSLLPGLGYDALNYPTMQLNVKNEQEPTMGVFTRTVTNVGPSPSIYNATIKAPEGVEIQVKPTSLSFSGAGQKRSFKVVVKAKPLSGPQILSGSLVWKSKLHAVRSPIVIFKPLD is encoded by the exons GTCCATCAAGAGAAG TGATGTTGAAGCTAGGGAGTCCATCATATATAGCtatacaaagatctttaatgcaTTTGCTGCAAAGCTATCTAAAGCTGAAGCCAGCAAGCTATCAC GCAGGGAAGAAGTTCTTTCCGTGTTTCCAAATCGGTACCACAAACTCCACACAACCAAGTCGTGGGATTTTATCGGGCTTCCTAACACAGCAAAAAGAAACCTGAAAATGGAGAGAAACATAGTTGTGGGTCTACTGGATACAG GGATCACTCCGCAGTCTGAGAGCTTTAAGGATGATGGCTTTGGTCCTCCTCCTAAAAAATGGAAAGGCACTTGCGGCCACTACACTAATTTCTCAGGATGCAACAA TAAGCTTGTAGGAGCTAGATACTTCAAGCTCGATGGCAACCCAGATCCCAGTGACATCTTATCTCCAGTAGATGTGGATGGCCATGGGACACACACATCATCTACACTAGCAGGAAACCTGATTCCAGATGCCAGCCTATTTGGTCTAGCAGGAGGGGCTGCGCGCGGTGCGGTGCCAAACGCCAGGGTAGCCATGTATAAAGTGTGTTGGGTCAGCTCTGGTTGCTCGGATATGGACTTACTTGCTGCATTTGAAGCTGCTATACATGATGGTGTTGATGTTCTATCAATATCTATTGGTGGAGTGGATGCTAATTATGTATCAGATGGATTAGCCATAGGTGCATTTCATGCCATGAAGAAAGGAATTATCACAGTGGCCTCCGGTGGAAATGATGGACCGTCTTCTGGTTCTGTTGCCAACCATGCTCCCTGGATCTTGACCGTTGCAGCCAGTGGCATCAACCGGGAGTTTAGGAGCAAAGTTGAGTTGGGAAATGGGAAGATTTTCTCT GGTGTTGGAGTGAACAAATTTGAACCAAAAGAGAAATCATACCCCCTTGTTAGTGGAGCTGAAGCTGGCTACTATGGACGCCAGGACAGTGCAAG GTTCTGTGATGCAGGCTCGTTGGACCCTAACAAAGTGAAAGGGAAGCTTGTCTTGTGTGAGTTAGGAGAGTGGGGTGCTGATTCTGTTGTTAAAGGAATTGGAGGGAAAGGCATTATTCTTGAGAGTCAGCAGTATCTTGATGCTGCCCAGATTTTTATGGCACCAGCAACCATGGTCAACGCCACAGTGAGCGACGCAGTCTATGATTATATACATTCCACAAA ATTTCCATCAGCAATGATACACAGATCCCAAGAAGTAGAAGTCCCTGCTCCATTTGTCGCTTCCTTTTCATCTCGGGGTCCAAATCCAGGATCAGAACGCCTTCTCAAG CCTGACGTTGCAGCACCAGGAATTGACATTTTGGCATCATACACTCCCTTGAGGTCGCTCACGGGGCTGAAAGGTGATACACAGCACTCGAGATTTTCTCTTATGTCAGGGACCTCCATGGCTTGCCCTCACGTTTCTGGGCTAGCTGCCTACATAAAGTCGTTCCATCCAAATTGGACAGCAGCAGCAATCAAATCCGCCATCCTGACAACAG CAAAACCTATGAGCTCCAGAGTGAACAACGACGCAGAATTTGCCTATGGTGCTGGTCAGATAAACCCTCTTAGAGCTAGAAACCCTGGCCTGGTCTATGACATGGACGAGATGTCTTACATTCAGTTCTTATGCCACGAAGGCTACAATGGATCCTCCTTCGCTGTTTTAGCTGGTTCAAAATCCATCAATTGCTCCTCATTGCTTCCTGGACTTGGCTACGATGCTCTTAACTATCCGACTATGCAACTCAATGTAAAAAATGAGCAGGAACCAACCATGGGAGTTTTTACAAGGACAGTCACCAACGTAGGCCCTTCTCCTTCCATCTACAATGCAACCATTAAGGCTCCAGAAGGAGTAGAAATCCAAGTAAAACCCACGAGCCTCTCCTTCTCTGGTGCCGGGCAGAAGCGAAGTTTCAAGGTTGTGGTCAAGGCAAAACCCCTGTCAGGACCTCAAATATTGTCAGGTTCACTTGTATGGAAAAGTAAGCTTCACGCTGTAAGGAGCCCTATCGTTATTTTCAAACCCCTGGACTAA